The Fimbriimonas ginsengisoli Gsoil 348 genome window below encodes:
- the prpB gene encoding methylisocitrate lyase, whose translation MLRPALSSPGATLRSMISEDTVVMPGVFNGISAVSAHKAGARALYLSGAGITNAALGVPDIALATLTEFAQQAAYVTQVAPVPVLSDADTGFGEALNVARTVIEMERAGLAGIHLEDQISPKRCGHLDGKSCIEPLEMARKIRAAVDSKRDPSFMIVARTDARGVEGLDSAIERARRYEGAGADAIFPEGLTGEAEFEAFRGAVSIPLLANMTEFGKTPIIPVSRFRELGYGMVIFPMTAFRVMLRALDETYAELLSTGTQAGILDRMRTRAELYDRIDYAQYDDADRRWSGN comes from the coding sequence GTGCTTAGACCGGCCCTCTCCTCCCCTGGCGCGACATTACGTTCAATGATCTCGGAGGATACGGTGGTGATGCCGGGTGTATTCAACGGCATTTCGGCGGTGTCCGCCCACAAAGCGGGTGCCCGGGCCTTGTACTTGAGCGGGGCCGGTATCACGAATGCCGCCCTCGGTGTCCCGGATATCGCCCTTGCAACCCTCACCGAATTCGCTCAGCAGGCCGCATACGTCACCCAAGTTGCTCCCGTACCGGTCCTCTCGGATGCCGACACCGGTTTTGGCGAAGCGCTGAACGTGGCTCGAACGGTGATCGAAATGGAGCGCGCTGGCCTGGCCGGAATCCACCTCGAGGATCAGATCTCTCCCAAGCGTTGCGGACACCTGGACGGCAAAAGCTGCATCGAGCCGTTGGAAATGGCCCGCAAGATCAGGGCCGCCGTCGACAGCAAGCGCGACCCATCGTTTATGATCGTCGCCCGAACCGACGCCCGCGGGGTAGAAGGTCTGGACTCCGCCATCGAACGGGCGAGGCGGTACGAGGGTGCCGGCGCAGATGCAATCTTCCCAGAAGGCCTTACAGGCGAGGCCGAGTTCGAGGCGTTCCGTGGAGCCGTTTCCATCCCCCTGCTCGCCAATATGACCGAGTTCGGCAAGACCCCGATCATTCCAGTCTCGCGGTTCCGCGAACTTGGCTACGGTATGGTGATCTTCCCGATGACCGCGTTCCGAGTGATGCTCCGAGCCCTCGACGAGACGTACGCCGAACTCCTCTCGACCGGCACCCAGGCCGGAATCCTGGACCGAATGCGAACGCGGGCCGAGTTATACGACCGGATCGACTACGCTCAATACGACGATGCCGACCGCCGCTGGTCGGGCAATTAG
- a CDS encoding metallophosphoesterase family protein encodes MTLAHLSDTHLGFRAYGRTTPGGLNQREADVMATFQSALDAIAERDPDLVIHAGDLFHVVRPGNATIVRAFQALTEFQSKRGGRPFVLIGGNHDTPRSSDSGNILRLFESIPGLRLAPHRAETIDFSELDLEVLAVPSHALLRNQQPEYSPSGTRKHSVLTLHGMARQALPRHAQFDVEQTCHDDWTYVALGDYHSYQPYGRNVCYSGSTDFASTNIWDEARVPKGWVWFDTEVGRLEQVGLATRPVLDLPTIDAQGHDLGQVESQMRSNAQWEDGFPIVRQRIVNFPPGLRGKLDHQLIREIAARALNYQIQAVAPQPVAIGNRDGIVTRTLEQSWSEHIDKATLTKSVSRGALKELGLALLKEVREREAATPSA; translated from the coding sequence ATGACGCTCGCCCACCTCAGTGACACCCACCTCGGATTCCGGGCTTACGGCCGGACCACGCCGGGTGGTTTGAACCAGCGCGAGGCGGACGTGATGGCCACCTTCCAATCCGCTTTGGATGCGATCGCGGAGCGAGATCCCGACTTGGTCATTCACGCGGGAGACCTGTTTCACGTCGTGAGACCGGGCAATGCCACAATCGTCCGAGCTTTTCAAGCCCTAACTGAATTTCAGTCGAAGCGCGGCGGCCGGCCGTTCGTGTTGATCGGGGGGAACCACGACACGCCGCGCAGCTCCGACAGCGGAAATATTCTCCGACTCTTCGAGTCGATCCCCGGGCTTCGGCTAGCGCCGCACCGGGCCGAGACGATCGACTTTTCCGAGCTCGACCTTGAAGTGCTGGCGGTCCCGAGTCATGCCTTGCTGCGGAACCAACAGCCGGAATATTCGCCATCCGGGACGAGAAAGCACTCGGTGCTGACCCTCCACGGTATGGCGCGACAGGCGCTTCCTCGGCATGCCCAGTTCGACGTCGAGCAGACCTGTCATGACGACTGGACCTACGTCGCGCTGGGTGACTACCACAGCTACCAGCCTTACGGCCGGAACGTCTGCTACTCCGGAAGCACAGATTTCGCCAGCACGAATATCTGGGATGAGGCTCGAGTTCCCAAAGGGTGGGTTTGGTTTGACACCGAGGTGGGTCGCTTAGAGCAGGTGGGCTTGGCGACAAGGCCGGTTTTGGACCTGCCGACGATCGACGCGCAGGGGCACGATCTTGGGCAGGTCGAATCTCAGATGCGCTCTAACGCTCAGTGGGAGGATGGGTTTCCGATCGTTCGTCAGCGGATCGTCAACTTCCCTCCGGGCCTGCGCGGAAAGCTCGACCACCAGCTCATTCGAGAGATCGCGGCACGGGCATTGAACTACCAGATCCAAGCGGTCGCTCCCCAGCCAGTGGCGATCGGGAATCGGGATGGCATCGTGACTCGGACTTTAGAGCAGAGTTGGTCGGAGCATATCGACAAAGCGACGCTGACCAAGAGCGTGAGCCGCGGAGCGCTGAAAGAGTTGGGGCTGGCGTTGCTGAAGGAGGTGCGCGAGCGTGAAGCTGCGACGCCTTCGGCTTGA
- the mnmG gene encoding tRNA uridine-5-carboxymethylaminomethyl(34) synthesis enzyme MnmG, which translates to MPPEALEQRVVGRLSAFPTIITAPGPFSDDDRRPTQPTILNQPRRGDRTHAGGVTIRGVTEFDVVVVGAGHAGIEAALASARMGLRTACITMRLDRVGHLPCNCSIGGPAKGHMAREVDALGGQMGVTTDYALTHIRRVGTGKGPAVQTVRAHVCKSLYPRLMQQVMAQQPNLTMIAGVVLRVLESNGRVVGVQLGETTISAKAVVLTTGTFLNGLCHEGRNKTHAARQGDAPSVDLSTFLRDLGVNLRRFKTGTTPRIRLSSIDFSKTPALDSEPEAGPVSFLHDRTFPERPLLPCWQTRTSAETHELIQANLHESAMYAGEIEGIGPRYCPSIEDKIVRFADKESHPIFLEQEEWDSESVYVQGVSTSLPAEIQIKLLRTVSGLADVEMLRPGYAVEYDMADPLQLTPHLMSKLLPGLFLAGQLNGTSGYEEAAGQGIVAGINAARFASDEEPVDFHRNESFIGVMVDDLVTKGVEDPYRMLTARAEHRLLLRHDNADARLTPLGRSVGLVSDARWERLLSKQEAIARGRASLEGTYALPIHNDVLGEYDTSPVDGRVSLFDLLKRPELSLDAIVGIANRCDLPIHEVLLSGRGALGEQVREQIALSGMYDGYIQRQERLAGQHRRLDAMRIPASFDYTTLGGLSYESREKLGRVQPATVGQASRIPGVRPADVALLIGHLKASGRRPTSVLR; encoded by the coding sequence ATGCCTCCCGAAGCGTTGGAACAACGCGTCGTCGGGAGGCTAAGCGCCTTCCCGACGATCATCACTGCACCTGGTCCCTTTAGTGATGATGATCGTCGGCCCACCCAACCGACCATCCTAAACCAGCCTCGAAGAGGCGACCGCACCCATGCCGGAGGCGTCACAATACGGGGAGTGACCGAATTTGACGTCGTGGTGGTTGGCGCCGGCCATGCTGGGATCGAGGCGGCCCTGGCGTCCGCCCGGATGGGGCTGCGGACGGCCTGCATCACCATGCGGCTCGACCGGGTCGGCCATCTCCCCTGCAACTGCTCCATTGGCGGCCCGGCGAAGGGGCACATGGCGAGGGAAGTCGATGCCCTCGGCGGACAAATGGGGGTCACCACCGACTACGCGCTGACCCATATCCGCCGCGTCGGCACCGGTAAGGGACCGGCCGTTCAAACCGTTCGGGCGCACGTCTGCAAGTCGCTCTATCCACGATTGATGCAGCAGGTCATGGCCCAGCAGCCGAACCTCACGATGATCGCCGGAGTGGTTCTGCGCGTCCTCGAATCCAATGGCCGCGTGGTCGGCGTCCAGCTTGGCGAAACTACGATCTCTGCCAAGGCCGTCGTCCTCACCACGGGCACGTTCCTCAACGGACTCTGCCACGAGGGACGGAACAAGACCCATGCCGCGCGCCAGGGCGATGCGCCGAGCGTCGACTTATCCACCTTCTTGCGCGACCTGGGGGTGAACCTTCGCCGTTTTAAGACAGGAACGACTCCGCGAATCCGCCTCTCCAGCATCGACTTCTCCAAGACCCCTGCCCTCGACAGCGAGCCCGAGGCTGGACCGGTCTCGTTCCTGCACGACCGCACCTTTCCCGAACGCCCGTTGCTCCCCTGCTGGCAAACCCGCACCTCGGCCGAAACTCATGAGCTGATCCAGGCCAACCTGCACGAGAGCGCCATGTACGCTGGCGAAATTGAAGGGATCGGGCCGCGCTATTGCCCAAGCATCGAAGACAAGATCGTCCGCTTCGCGGACAAGGAGTCGCACCCGATCTTCCTCGAGCAAGAAGAATGGGATTCCGAGTCGGTGTACGTCCAAGGCGTATCGACCTCTTTGCCCGCCGAGATCCAGATCAAGCTCTTGCGAACGGTTTCGGGACTGGCCGACGTGGAGATGCTTCGTCCCGGCTACGCCGTCGAGTACGACATGGCCGACCCGCTTCAGCTCACGCCGCACCTCATGAGCAAGCTCCTGCCCGGTCTCTTCCTGGCCGGCCAGCTCAACGGAACGAGCGGATACGAGGAAGCGGCGGGGCAGGGAATCGTCGCCGGCATCAACGCGGCCCGATTCGCCTCCGATGAAGAACCGGTCGACTTCCACCGAAACGAGAGCTTCATCGGAGTCATGGTCGACGACCTCGTAACAAAGGGGGTGGAGGACCCGTACCGGATGCTGACCGCCCGCGCGGAGCACCGCCTTCTGCTTCGGCACGACAACGCCGATGCCCGCCTGACCCCCCTCGGCCGGTCCGTCGGCCTTGTTTCAGACGCCCGGTGGGAGCGGCTCCTCTCGAAGCAGGAAGCCATCGCTCGAGGGCGGGCATCCCTGGAAGGAACCTACGCTTTGCCTATTCACAACGACGTTCTCGGCGAATACGACACCTCGCCGGTGGACGGAAGGGTCTCGTTGTTCGACCTCCTGAAGCGGCCGGAGCTGAGTCTGGACGCCATCGTGGGAATCGCAAACCGCTGCGACCTTCCGATCCATGAGGTGCTGTTAAGCGGACGAGGCGCCTTGGGCGAGCAGGTGCGAGAGCAGATCGCGCTGTCCGGCATGTACGACGGGTACATCCAACGCCAAGAGCGTTTGGCCGGGCAGCACCGGCGGCTTGACGCCATGCGCATCCCCGCGTCGTTCGACTACACCACGCTCGGCGGACTCAGCTACGAAAGCCGGGAGAAACTCGGCCGAGTCCAGCCGGCGACGGTGGGGCAGGCATCCAGAATTCCGGGAGTGCGTCCCGCCGATGTTGCGCTACTGATCGGGCACCTGAAAGCTTCCGGTCGTCGGCCGACGTCGGTGCTAAGATGA